CGGAGCATTGCTCACCAATGCCATGGCAAACCATGCACCGGCTCCAGCCGCCGTCAACTGCGTGCCACGAGAGAGGGAAGCCCTGCTGGCCTTCAAGCGAGGCATCACTGGCGACCCCGCAGGGCGCCTCGCCTCGTGGAAGGAAGACGACCATGACTGCTGCCGGTGGAGGGGCGTTAGGTGCAGCGACAACCTCATCGGTCATGTCCTCGAGCTCCACCTCCAGAGTAACCTCACCGGTGTTGTTTATGTAGATTATAGCCCTTCGGAGTTCAACGCGGTAGCTTTGGTCGGCCGGATAACGTCTTCTTTGCTTTCTCTGGAGCATCTAGAGCACCTTGACCTCAGCAACAACAACCTCACGGGGCCGGATGGCCGTTTCCCGGTGTTCGTGGCCTCCCTTCGCAGCCTACAATATCTTGATCTCTCTGGTTTGGGATTCACTGGTATGGTGCCATCTCAGCTTGGTAACCTTTCAAAGCTGGAATTTCTTGACCTTTCGGGAACAGGTATGCAATCAGCAGATATATCATGGCTAACACGTCTACAATGGTTGAAGTACCTTTACTTGTCATCACTAAATCTTAACGCGGTATCTGATTGGGCTCATGTAGTAAACAAGATCCCATCACTAACGGTGCTTTCTCTCTCTGGTTGCTCACTTACACGTGTAGACCACTCGCTCAAACACGTAAACCTCACCAGACTTGAGAAGCTCCATCTCTCTGGCAACGATTTTAACCACCCTTTGTCATCTTGCTGGTTTTGGATCTTGAAAACCCTCATCTATCTCGACCTTGAATCAACCGGTTTATATGGTCGATTTCCAAATGCAATAACCAACATGACGTCCCTCCAGGTCTTGGATTTTTCAAGAAACAATAATGCGGGTATTTTGGAACCAATTCTGCTAAGGAACCTTTGCAACTTAGAAAGTCTGAACCTTCAATTGGGCCTCTTGTCTGGTAACATGACAGAGCTGCTAGAGAGTTTGAGTCATTGCTCACCAAACAAATTGCGGAAATTATATTTGTCCAACAACAATATTACGGGAACTTTACCAGCTCAGAGTATGGGCCAATTTACCAGCATAGCCAATATTGGTTTCTCTTTCAACCAGCTCACAGGGCACGTGCCTCCTGAGATTGGTAAACTAGCTAGTTTGACTCACCTTGACCTAAgtgaaaataaattaacagGAACCATCACAGATGAACACTTCGGTGGTCTAATGAGCTTAACATACATTGATTTATCTTACAACAAACTCAAGATTGTTATAGACCCTGAATGGTTACCACCATTTAGGCTTGAAACTGCGTATTTTGCATCTTGTCAAATGGGTCCTCTATTTCCTGCCTGGCTCCGGTGGTCATCCGACATTGATATGATTGATATTTCAAGCGCTAATATAATAGACGAGTTTCCAGATTGGGTCTCTACAGCATTTTCAAAGGCCATATATTTGGAcatgtctaataacaaaatcaGCGGTAACCTgccaaaaaatatgaaaatcatGTCTCTGGAAGAACTCTATCTAAATTCAAACAGAATAACCGGTGAAGTACCAACGTTGCCGACAAACCTCACCTATTTGGACATCTCAAATAACATACTATCAGGGCTTGTCGCATCAAACTTCGGAGCGCCAAGACTAGATACTATGAATCTATCCTCAAACAGCATCCAAGGCCAGATTCCAAGTTCGATTTGCAGGTTGAAATATTTGAGCACCTTGGATTTATCCAACAATCTTTTGAACGGGAAACTTCCTCGATGCATTGGGATGAGAAATCTTCAGAAGCTTCTACTAAGTAATAATAACTTATCTGGCACATTCCCATCTTTACTGCAAGGCTGCACACAGCTACGTTATATAGACCTATCATGGAATAGGTTTTATGGAAGATTACCGAGTTGGATTGGAGACTTCCAAGAATTAGTTTCTCTACAACTGAGGAACAATACTTTTTCTTGGTAATGTTCTTTCACTGAACATAGCAAGAATTACTCTATGTATATGTTAGGTGCCTCAAGGAAAGTAGTCGTATTCAGAGGTACAGCAGCGTTGATGAGAATGCCGTGCCATGTTCAATGATGAGGATCAAACTGCTTATCTGGTTTCGGCCTCCTGAAAATACTTGCATCAAAGCAACTATATAATAAAGTTAGAGGTCTGTCAGTAACCTTCTGCAATGGAGCTCAAGCTTGGTATAATATTTGCTATTGTCTTCCTTATTCGTTGATGTCCGTTGTTAGTTTCTATTGTAAGTTAGCTGTTAATACATGTACACCTTTTGTCTGGTGGTGGTGTGAAAGGAGAAAGAACAAGATGTTGAGCCACTGAAGAGATTTGCTCTGGTCAAACGAAAAGTATCTCACGGTACCTCAATGCACTTTGAGACTAAAGATGGTATCGTCTCTCCGACCTCTGCAGTTCGGCTGCCAGCGCAGTTGGAATAATTTCTCGTTTACTAGagttgttcttcctcttctaaGGAAATATTAGAAACCAAATTATATATCTAACCTTTTCTAGTTAGCACATGGCCCATACTTTTAAGTACCTTTCCATAGGTATCttttattatagttttttttaaaaaaataaaacatttttattgaatttgaataaattataaccaaattcacaaatatttgaaaaaaatccaaaaattttgcTCGAAATATTTGCTTGCCAGAGGAGGGGGGTGAAATTTCCATCCCTGCACCTCCCGTGCGCACTGCTCTCCTCACAAGAGCTAGCTCTGTGAGGCTTTCGGCTAAGGGGAAGAAAACTGGAGATTGCCAGGAAGAGAAGAAGCAAGAAGAGAacatgaaggaggaggagagggaagaaggggGGCTGAATGCCATGCCACCGTGGATGGGAGGCTGAGTCAGTGTACCAACATACATTCAGCGCCATGCTATTTGGCActgaggtgtctaaattcagcACCATACGATTTGGTGCTGAACAAAAGGGTcagtttttaaataagttttgacGGCGGTTCacttataaaattagtttttgcaaagggtcaaattgtcaaaatttgtgtgctactcaaaatttgtcaaaatttagcTAGAtaataccccgcgcgttgctgtaGTAATAATTGagaaatttcaaattttcaacatGAGCATAGAAATATTTGAGTAGAAAGAAAACTACTCCAATATAATTAACTTCCTAAAAACTTTATTGTAGTAATAGTAATTATAGATTATATGATGAGGTACCTTGTTAAGCCGCTGATCGGATAGAGCTTGTACTGgaaacaacaaaattaaagGATGTTCACTCAGTACTGAAGAATGAAAAATATACACCATCAATAACATTATCCAGAATTATATGtttaatttctatatgaactaaTTAAGCCTGAAAGGATAGGTGTTGTACTGGGATTGATTTTCTCGTTGACTTGATAGCCTTGTATTTTGCATGATATCATTCCATGGTACACCCCTCCCTCACCGATCCATTTAGCACAGTTTTAGAACCTCTGCAGTTAATCTTGTAATAGAATGCCAATCAGTTCATGAATAAGGTGCTAGAATAACATATTTTACTATGGTAAGAAATATGCATTTAGCAGGAAGTACAACTATCATATAAATACGCCAGGAATGTGCAGTCAAGGCATGTAGCAAACCTGGACTATGATTAccatacaattaaaaaaataacaaccaTAACTAAAAAAACTAccattttatatttatacatgtacatacatagtccaatctattatatactaaaagttcattaaacctTCTAAAAATACTCTCAAGACACCACATGGCTtactacaaacgctcctaagtcgccacgtggcgctctaataaattagaaaaaatcctagaaattttaagaaaaaagaaaaacatcccgCCATTGGTTTTCAATTAAATcagtggacccattatttttaaccattggattaattttaaaagaatatatatatactcaatcCAACCTATGAGTTTATACTTCTAACATTCCCCCTCAGTCATAATGGGAGCGAAGCGAATGATTGTGACTGGATTTaaaatcttctatttcttcatctttttcGACTCACCATCATCGATTGCATCTCTGACGGATGGTTCTCCACCTGGTGCCTGTGTCCCCTTCTGTGTCGTCCCTTaactctcctcttttttttgttagaaatatAGATGTTAGTTAGAAATAAGAGTCATATACAAATATAGAGATAAAATATATCCTAGAGATAAGATAgagtcctagagatagaatcctggagataaatctactcttactttTATTATACTCTAAGTCTCTATCacctatgtactcctatatataccccatGAGAGAGTCGATGTAATAGATCAGAAAACATCATAATACAACATATTAAATTTTTAcgcatggtatcagagccttagAGACTAATGTCGGTCGATCCCCGCGTCACCTTGGGGAGATGAGATTAATCCTATAATCTCACTAGGGTGCCACATCTTTAGATGCCACAAATAATCCATAGATTAGATTTTACTAGGATTAGATTAGATCAATTCCTTCATTAGCCACATAGAACCTACCAATCCTCCCGATCAGATCAGGAACCTTGTCAACAACACAACCGTCTTCGCTGATCCTACATCACCAGTAGTCTTCATCAACTTGCCGCCGCCAACTTGTCCACATAGATGGACAACTCGCGTCCTCTGACAGATTAATCTGCAAGACGCTTCATCGACGACATCGACCGCGTCCTCTACGACGGCAACGACCGCGACACCGATGGCATCGATCACATCATCTACAATGACAACGACTACATCAACACTGCATCACCATTGTGATGACTGCCACACGGCACAGAAGGACCAACCAAATTGGTGGCCTCATCGCCAACGACATCCTTTGACATATGTAAGACGTCCTCAATAGCATTCCTCTGACATCTATAAGATGCAAGATGCTAATAATTACATTTTCGTCTTCACACCATGgcgtaaatttttttttcgcctttgACTATGTGTGGCTACACCTACAATCACGGCTACTGCATGATCGGTTACATCGACTAACGTCTACAACAAAAATCATTGATGACAACTCCAGTCAAAGCGTCAGTGTTATCGCTATCGTCCATGACACTCCCGCTATGACTGCGGAAGGGAATAGAGGAGAGTCACGGGACGACACAGAAGTGGATGCAAGCACCAAGTGGAGGACTATCCATTAGATATGCAATCGATGATGGTGAGTAgaaaaagatgaagaaatagaagattttAAATCCAATCGCAATCGTTCGCTTCACTCCCGTTATGACTGACGGGGAATGTTAGAAGTATAgatgttagttagagataagagtcaaatacaaatatagagataagatagagtcctagagatagaaccctagagataaatctactcttacttgCAGTGTATTCTAAGTCTATATCTCTTATGTACTCATATATATACCCCATGAGAGGGTCGGTGTAATATATCAGAAAACATCAAAATAcaacatatattatatttttccaCATGATGGACCTCCACACGTCACAGATGAGTTACGTTATTACCAACCACTGATCTGTGACGAGGGGTctacccgtcacagatgagggaTTGAGCCCGTCACAGCTATTTTGTTCTAGCATAGTGTACCGCGGCCAGTCTCACGAAGATCACCACTAAATGTGCATCCTCCATGTGCAgcacgacggcggtggcggaggcggcggcgctagcccACGACGCCGAGATCGAGGTGCGCGGGATCCTTGGCAACAACGTGAAGACCAACTTcaaaaatttttttcaaatataccTTGTCGACATTTGatgtcacgactacggtatttggacagtatggggatcgttggtgctaggatatacgcgagactgaggtaaaagagatggagacagggatttttatacaggttcgggcccctgagttgtcaggtaataaccctatatcctgttggccgaagccggtattgctcttattcatgataatcacatcagtacaatgtttggggtagcctatataactgttgtcgacatggcggtctgatgatctgactcgtagtcgacaacagagtagccttcctcctcgaatctgtgcccagcgagatcagagatagcgctttcgtttctcctgacagtatccggagacaccgtagggtactagccgtgcttatccctgaagtcgatatccggcggcgtgtcttggcgtatgtaggcttctatgttgattgtgt
The nucleotide sequence above comes from Oryza glaberrima chromosome 11, OglaRS2, whole genome shotgun sequence. Encoded proteins:
- the LOC127755163 gene encoding receptor-like protein EIX2, encoding MAAYPLASTVPLASWSHSHAPTMHPKSSLLFFLMIGALLTNAMANHAPAPAAVNCVPREREALLAFKRGITGDPAGRLASWKEDDHDCCRWRGVRCSDNLIGHVLELHLQSNLTGVVYVDYSPSEFNAVALVGRITSSLLSLEHLEHLDLSNNNLTGPDGRFPVFVASLRSLQYLDLSGLGFTGMVPSQLGNLSKLEFLDLSGTGMQSADISWLTRLQWLKYLYLSSLNLNAVSDWAHVVNKIPSLTVLSLSGCSLTRVDHSLKHVNLTRLEKLHLSGNDFNHPLSSCWFWILKTLIYLDLESTGLYGRFPNAITNMTSLQVLDFSRNNNAGILEPILLRNLCNLESLNLQLGLLSGNMTELLESLSHCSPNKLRKLYLSNNNITGTLPAQSMGQFTSIANIGFSFNQLTGHVPPEIGKLASLTHLDLSENKLTGTITDEHFGGLMSLTYIDLSYNKLKIVIDPEWLPPFRLETAYFASCQMGPLFPAWLRWSSDIDMIDISSANIIDEFPDWVSTAFSKAIYLDMSNNKISGNLPKNMKIMSLEELYLNSNRITGEVPTLPTNLTYLDISNNILSGLVASNFGAPRLDTMNLSSNSIQGQIPSSICRLKYLSTLDLSNNLLNGKLPRCIGMRNLQKLLLSNNNLSGTFPSLLQGCTQLRYIDLSWNRFYGRLPSWIGDFQELVSLQLRNNTFSW